A region of Catharus ustulatus isolate bCatUst1 chromosome 9, bCatUst1.pri.v2, whole genome shotgun sequence DNA encodes the following proteins:
- the HPDL gene encoding 4-hydroxyphenylpyruvate dioxygenase-like protein, with protein sequence MAASLSRPCFISLHLPYRQGWAQHLANTFRFQPVAVRETPRVRQLALRRESAIFLVNERLAPASTSSRDFLYDVDPQPTLGTASNVCFEVDDVPGLCKRLQSRGCSLLVPPTELSDDGGSVTYGVVSSVVGNISHTLLDRSCYQGPFLPGFQPIQGAPSATGDGIKITHFDHITYVCRRGGARAALDWYQRCFGFHRFLLNPQERPAEGYVLGGQGVGMLLLALQGAQGTPAHGCKLVFAESLSQNGTNQVDTFLEQHGGAGIQHVGLCTTDIVSTTRALQQQGARFFTPPTTYYSQGGKAEEIQGAGQDPHMLAELGILLDTTVPGDKGQPGTDATESPSQEYLMQIFTHPLFSEETFFLELIDRRGAPGFGEGNIRALWKAVQVYMDQQQ encoded by the coding sequence ATGGCAGCCTCGCTGAGCCGCCCCTGCTTCATCTCCCTCCACCTGCCctacaggcagggctgggcccagCACCTGGCCAACACCTTTCGCTTCCAGCCAGTGGCCGTGCGGGAGACGCCGCGTGTCCGGCAGCTGGCCTTGCGACGGGAATCTGCCATCTTCCTGGTCAACGAGCGCCTGGCACCTGCCAGCACCTCATCCCGTGACTTCCTCTACGACGTAGATCCCCAGCCCACCTTGGGCACAGCCTCCAATGTCTGCTTCGAGGTGGATGATGTGCCGGGGCTCTGCAAGCGGCTGCAGAGCCGGGGATGCTCCTTGCTGGTGCCCCCGACTGAGCTGAGCGATGACGGTGGTTCTGTCACCTACGGGGTGGTGAGCTCTGTCGTGGGCAACATCAGCCACACCCTTTTGGACCGATCCTGTTACCAGGGACCCTTCCTGCCTGGCTTCCAGCCCATCCAAGGAGCCCCCTCAGCCACAGGGGATGGGATCAAGATCACTCACTTTGACCACATCACCTATGTCTGCCGCCGGGGCGGGGCCCGGGCAGCTCTGGACTGGTACCAGCGCTGCTTCGGCTTCCACCGCTTCCTGCTGAATCCCCAGGAGAGGCCGGCTGAGGGGTATGtgctgggggggcagggggtgggCATGCTGCTCCTCGCACTGCAGGGTGCCCAGGGCACCCCAGCACACGGCTGCAAGCTGGTCTTTGCCGAGTCCCTCTCCCAGAACGGCACCAATCAGGTTGACACGTTCCTGGAGCAGCACGGTGGGGCTGGGATCCAGCACGTCGGCCTCTGCACCACTGACATCGTCAGCACgaccagggctctgcagcagcagggagcacgGTTCTTCACGCCCCCCACCACGTATTACAGCCAGGGGGGCAAAGCAGAGGAGATCcaaggagctgggcaggacCCCCACATGCTAGCGGAGCTTGGCATCCTCCTGGACACCACAGTGCCTGGGGACAAGGGGCAGCCAGGCACTGATGCCACAGAGAGCCCTTCTCAGGAATATTTGATGCAGATCTTCACCCATCCCCTCTTCTCTGAGGAGACCTTCTTCCTGGAGCTCATTGACCGTCGGGGAGCGCCGGGCTTTGGGGAAGGCAATATCCGGGCACTGTGGAAAGCTGTGCAGGTCTACATGGACCAGCAGCAGTAG
- the LOC117000392 gene encoding selenoprotein Pb-like, whose amino-acid sequence MGLLALALATWLGLGLGLASASEEAANSSRICQEAPAWTINGSSPMEGAAGQVTVVALLKASUQFCLRQAHSLGGLRERLARQGTAHVRYMIVNEKAPLSRAMLPELQRHAPPGVPVFQPEQEDPDVWQVLGGDKDDFLVYDRCGRLAFHIQLPFSFLHFPYVESAIRYSHMKDFCGNCSFYPNTTHEANSTMEDPATPSSLPEHEGTESETPIHQHKPLHPHHHHEVSSERDTNPSEDHKTHAHHHHGDHGQLHHKGKKQKEGDEH is encoded by the exons ATGGGGCTGCTGGCGCTGGCCCTGGCcacctggctggggctggggctggggctggcctCGGCCTCCGAGGAGGCGGCCAACAGCAGCCGGATCTGCCAGGAGGCACCGGCATGGACCATCAATGGCTCGAGCCCCATGGAGGGGGCGGCAGGGCAGGTGACGGTGGTGGCCCTGCTGAAGGCCAGCTGACAGTTCTGCCTGAGGCAGGCCCACAG CCTCGGGGGCCTGCGGGAGCGGCTGGCCCGGCAGGGCACGGCCCATGTCCGCTACATGATCGTCAACGAGAAGGCGCCGCTGTCCCGGGCCATGCTGCCCGAGCTGCAGCGCCATGCCCCGCCCGGCGTGCCCGTCTTCCAGCCCGAGCAGGAGGACCCTGACGTCTGGCAGGTCCTGGGGGGTGACAAGGACGACTTCCTTGTTTATGACCG GTGTGGCCGCCTGGCTTTCCACATCCAGTTGCCCTTCAGCTTCCTCCATTTCCCCTATGTGGAGTCAGCCATCCGCTACAGCCACATGAAGGACTTCTGTGGCAACTGCTCCTTCTACCCCAACACTACCCACGAG GCTAACAGTACCATGGAGGACCCTGCAACCCCAAGCTCACTTCCTGAACACGAGGGGACGGAATCAGAGACCCCCATCCACCAGCACAAGCCCCTCCATCCTCACCACCATCACGAGGTCAGCAGCGAGAGAGACACAAACCCAAGTGAGGACCACAAAACCCATGCTCACCACCACCATGGAGACCATGGCCAGCTCCATCACAAGGGGAAGAAGCAGAAGGAGGGGGATGAGCATTaa